The DNA region CATTGGGGGAGGCAGCTTTGTGGCCATCGCCGCGGGAAGCGGCATCACCCCGGTGATCGCCATCGCCCGCACGCTGCTGGCCGCCAACCCGGAAACCCGGTTTGACCTGATCTACGCCAACAAGGCCGCCATGGACGTCATGTTCCTGGAGGAGCTGGCGGACCTGAAGGACAAGTACCCGCAGCGGCTGGCCATCCACCATGTGCTGTCCCGCGAGCAGCGGATCGCGCCGCTGCTCAGCGGAAGGATCGACGCCGAGAAGCTCCGGCAGCTGCTGGGCACCGCCATCCACGCGGACGATGTGGACGAGTGGTTCCTGTGCGGGCCGTTCGAGCTGGTGCAGCTGTGCCGGGACACCCTGGCCGAGCGCGGGGTGAAGCCGGAGCATATCCGGTTTGAGCTGTTCACGTCGGGCAAGCCGGACCGTCCGGAAGGCCATGCCGGCCGGCCCGTGGTGGTGGACGAGTCCAAGCAGACGTACAAGATCACGTTCAAGCTGGACGGCCTGCAGGGCGAGGTGGCCAGCCCCACGCACGCGCGCGAATCCATCCTCAACGCCGCCCTGCGGGTCCGCCCGGATGTGCCGTTCGCGTGCGCCGGGGGAGTGTGCGGCACGTGCCGCGC from Arthrobacter pascens includes:
- the paaE gene encoding 1,2-phenylacetyl-CoA epoxidase subunit PaaE; the protein is MPVVRQTAAESAQATGRRRPSFHTLAVKEVRRLTEDAIEVSFAVPKELAGQFDYLPGQYVALRTTLPDENGEPKEIRRSYSICAEPRTFEDGSSEIRVAVKKDLGGLFSTWANSELKPGDTLDVMSPMGAFVSKHGRDGKAVEQNVMNSMNHPDDLAGETASIGGGSFVAIAAGSGITPVIAIARTLLAANPETRFDLIYANKAAMDVMFLEELADLKDKYPQRLAIHHVLSREQRIAPLLSGRIDAEKLRQLLGTAIHADDVDEWFLCGPFELVQLCRDTLAERGVKPEHIRFELFTSGKPDRPEGHAGRPVVVDESKQTYKITFKLDGLQGEVASPTHARESILNAALRVRPDVPFACAGGVCGTCRAKVVTGAVTMDENYALEQDELDRGYVLTCQSHPSTPEVTVDYDV